In the genome of Gadus chalcogrammus isolate NIFS_2021 chromosome 21, NIFS_Gcha_1.0, whole genome shotgun sequence, one region contains:
- the LOC130374779 gene encoding leucine-rich alpha-2-glycoprotein-like, with amino-acid sequence MGGPKVLLHFLLVLAVLKHYGCHLGGLGPPSCPAQCECSPSTWSTGVSCTQGNLSQFPVDGLPNSTTRLSIQSTNLSAITAEDLRAAPGLVYLQLYHSNLETLPAHLLQGLPHLTTLDLTGNRLAYLQPNALHHAPLRNVILKNNLIHAAHPDWFPPNSSVTFLDLSGNRLTEVNSSLFRNLPALRNLDLSDNNLRGLGAEALRPLHRLVSLNLVGNKISSLTAATFASTPQLTRLYLQQNLLQELDPDLFQSLQRLELLLLDQNRLQSLPFGLLGNLSSPEEKWGRLVKVFLTGNPWVCDEGLEYLWRWVTTFPQKVGFASDMQCAFPKALENRTIVSIKEEELGLGLNVTHNL; translated from the exons ATGGG CGGTCCAAaggtcctcctccacttcctcctggtGCTTGCCGTGCTTAAACACTACGGCTGCCATCTTGGCGGTCTGGGGCCCCCCTCCTGTCCGGCTCAGTGTGAATGCAGCCCCTCCACCTGGAGCACCGGGGTGTCCTGTACCCAGGGAAACCTCTCTCAATTCCCCGTAGACGGACTGCCCAACAGCACCACCAGACTGTCCATCCAGTCCACCAACCTCAGTGCCATCACCGCTGAGGACCTGCGCGCCGCCCCAGGCCTGGTCTACCTTCAGCTGTACCACAGCAACCTGGAGACGCTGCcagcccacctcctccagggcctCCCTCACCTGACCACGCTGGACCTCACAGGGAACCGGCTCGCCTACCTGCAGCCCAACGCCCTTCACCACGCCCCGCTCCGCAACGTCATCCTCAAGAACAACCTGATCCACGCGGCCCATCCCGACTGGTTTCCCCCCAACAGCAGCGTGACCTTCTTGGACCTCTCAGGCAACCGCCTGACGGAGGTCAATTCATCCCTTTTTCGGAACCTGCCCGCCCTGAGGAACCTGGACCTCAGTGATAACAATCTACGAGGACTGGGGGCGGAAGCGCTGAGGCCTCTGCACCGACTGGTGTCGCTCAACCTCGTCGGTAATAAAATAAGCAGCCTCACGGCCGCCACTTTTGCCAGCACCCCTCAACTCACGCGACTGTACCTCCAGCAGAACCTGTTGCAGGAGCTCGACCCAGATCTGTTCCAGAGCCTCCAACGTCTGGAGCTCCTGTTGCTCGATCAGAACCGCCTGCAGAGCCTTCCCTTCGGCCTGCTGGGGAACTTGTCTTCCCCTGAGGAGAAGTGGGGTAGGCTGGTGAAGGTGTTCCTCACGGGGAACCCCTGGGTGTGTGATGAGGGCCTAGAGTACCTGTGGAGGTGGGTCACCACCTTCCCCCAGAAGGTTGGCTTTGCGTCGGACATGCAGTGCGCTTTCCCCAAGGCTTTGGAGAATAGAACAATCGTGTCTATCAAAGAGGAAGAGCTGGGGCTTGGCTTGAATGTTACTCATAATCTCTGA
- the LOC130374780 gene encoding leucine-rich alpha-2-glycoprotein-like: MGTDGADMTRCLTDVPLFSDTMAPRLLLVLLCSTLLGPGATGACPALCRCYPRRAEVVCSGVPLMEFPSEGLPPNTTMLTVQYSNITAISELQLSATPLLEGLHLYGNQLRSLSPDVLRGVPLLHTLDLTGNRLADLPAGVFGHAALTTLVLKNNLMEAAEAEWFPDHSSLTWLDLSGNRLTGLPATLLHKLPHLESLDLSHNRLEKIQAKSLDTLVKLERLNLQGNKLVRLEPALFHHTANITNLYLTNNRLETLPPSLFQGLGHLKVLGLEENQLGYLPPGLLDQLSSLDEEGLDLTANPWSCDQKVEYLWRWLQKNKGKAFLADTVRCAAPLPLAGRALLSLTESELNLES, from the exons ATGGGGACTGATGGAGCCGATATGACGCGCTGTTTGACTGATGTACCTTTATTTTCAGACA cGATGGCTCCCCGGCTGCTGCTGGTGTTGCTGTGCTCCACCCTCCTCGGCCCCGGGGCCACAGGGGCCTGTCCGGCGCTCTGCCGGTGCTACCCCCGGCGGGCCGAGGTGGTCTGTTCCGGGGTCCCCCTGATGGAGTTCCCCTCCGAGGGtctcccccccaacaccaccatgcTCACCGTCCAATACTCCAACATCACCGCCATCTCCGAGCTGCAGCTCAGCGCCACGCCTCTGCTGGAGGGCCTCCACCTGTACGGCAACCAGCTGAGGAGCCTGTCCCCGGACGTCCTGCGCGGCGTCCCCCTCCTGCACACCCTGGACCTCACCGGCAACCGGCTGGCCGACCTGCCTGCCGGCGTCTTCGGCCACGCCGCGCTCACCACCCTGGTCCTCAAGAACAACCTGATGGAGGCGGCCGAGGCCGAGTGGTTCCCGGACcacagcagcctcacctggctggACCTGTCCGGGAACCGCCTGACCGGCCTCCCCGCCACCCTGCTCCACAAGCTGCCGCATCTCGAGAGCCTGGACCTCTCTCACAACCGCCTGGAGAAGATCCAGGCCAAGTCCCTGGACACGCTGGTCAAACTGGAGAGGTTGAACCTGCAGGGGAACAAACTGGTCCGCCTGGAGCCGGCACTGTTCCACCACACGGCCAACATCACCAACCTGTACCTCACCAACAACCGGCTTGAGACGCTTCCCCCGAGCCTGTTCCAGGGCCTCGGCCACCTCAAGGTCCTGGGTCTGGAGGAGAACCAGCTGGGGTACCTTCCTCCGGGGCTGCTGGATCAGCTGTCCTCCCTGGACGAGGAGGGCTTGGACCTGACGGCCAACCCCTGGAGCTGTGACCAGAAGGTAGAGTACCTGTGGAGATGGCTTCAGAAGAACAAGGGGAAGGCTTTCCTGGCAGACACCGTGCGCTGCGCCGCGCCGCTGCCTCTCGCCGGCCGCGCGCTGCTATCCTTGACGGAGAGCGAACTGAACCTTGAGTCCTAA